In Malania oleifera isolate guangnan ecotype guangnan chromosome 8, ASM2987363v1, whole genome shotgun sequence, a single window of DNA contains:
- the LOC131161804 gene encoding uncharacterized protein LOC131161804 has translation MGLESSSSSPYSLSYWDYLNLLLLRPILAIVFVFSLILLGWVLAWKLVLVHVPLVQEIFGLRKKTAKPKPPARRFSQFYNSINYKNSASGSSCSQQNS, from the exons GGTTTGGAGTCGTCTTCTTCTTCACCATACTCTCTTAGTTACTGGGATTACCTCAATCTGCTTCTTCTGCGGCCTATTCTCGCTATTGTATTCGTCTTCTCCCTGATTCTTCTAG GTTGGGTGTTGGCGTGGAAGCTAGTCCTGGTACACGTCCCGTTGGTGCAAGAGATCTTCGGCCTGCGAAAGAAGACCGCAAAACCAAAACCCCCAGCTCGTCGGTTCTCTCAATTCTACAACAGTATCAATTACAAAAATTCGGCTTCTGG AAGTAGCTGCTCACAGCAAAATTCTTGA